One Jeotgalibaca porci genomic region harbors:
- the flgK gene encoding flagellar hook-associated protein FlgK has product MSGLFGTLNIGVKGMTAAQTALQTTSHNVSNMNTPGYSRQRVNLQADNPYNYTGVGQLGTGVKMSGVVRVVDDYVTKQIQDETSSYSRHATKSDALSQLEMIFDEPSETGLSAGFSRVYAAWNYLGSSPELATAKTMVSQESQTLTDTIKQMANQIEGLEGDTLYSIEKDVLDFNEKVGQLSTLNKQIFNVVIKGQTPNDLLDQRDRLTTELASIADVTVTYDKFQGVKLELDGNPVLDGDTIQKLAVQSGGAKGELELQGADGSVKAIAIENGSIKGSQEALAVINDKKVELNQLAYSFATAVNTVHGKEFFTVSQTDAAKNITVNAAIKADTSLINAGKDLDLDNPAAGDGSRATAISALATTKLNYFQGADFVGNYDEDKMSFTPQTSGTTTNGAYNDMVTSMGIIKQQADNIAASQSEVLGFLEDRRSSISGVNMNEEVVDMMKFQSAFQANARIISIIDEMLDTLINRTGV; this is encoded by the coding sequence GTGTCAGGATTATTTGGAACACTCAATATCGGCGTTAAAGGCATGACAGCAGCACAAACTGCATTACAAACAACGAGCCATAACGTCTCTAACATGAATACACCCGGCTATTCACGTCAACGGGTGAATTTACAAGCAGACAACCCTTATAACTATACGGGAGTTGGGCAATTAGGAACGGGAGTTAAAATGTCCGGTGTTGTCCGCGTTGTTGATGATTATGTAACGAAGCAGATTCAAGACGAAACTTCTTCTTATAGCCGTCATGCAACGAAGTCAGATGCTTTGTCACAATTGGAAATGATTTTTGACGAGCCATCGGAAACAGGCTTGAGTGCTGGCTTTAGCCGTGTCTATGCGGCATGGAATTATCTGGGATCAAGTCCAGAGCTTGCAACAGCAAAAACAATGGTCAGCCAAGAATCTCAAACATTAACCGATACAATAAAGCAAATGGCCAATCAAATCGAAGGATTGGAAGGCGATACGCTTTATTCAATCGAAAAAGACGTTTTAGACTTTAACGAAAAAGTTGGACAACTTTCAACCTTGAATAAACAAATCTTTAATGTTGTGATTAAAGGCCAAACACCTAACGATTTATTAGACCAACGCGACCGTCTGACGACAGAACTTGCTAGTATTGCGGACGTTACGGTTACGTACGATAAATTCCAAGGTGTAAAACTGGAATTAGATGGTAATCCCGTATTGGATGGCGACACCATTCAAAAATTGGCAGTTCAATCCGGCGGAGCAAAAGGCGAACTTGAACTCCAAGGTGCAGACGGTTCTGTAAAAGCTATTGCTATTGAAAATGGCAGTATCAAAGGGTCCCAAGAAGCACTTGCAGTTATCAACGATAAAAAAGTGGAGTTGAATCAGTTAGCCTATAGCTTTGCTACAGCTGTTAATACAGTTCACGGCAAAGAGTTCTTTACTGTTTCACAAACAGATGCAGCAAAAAATATTACTGTGAATGCAGCTATTAAAGCTGATACATCACTGATTAATGCAGGGAAAGATTTGGATTTGGATAACCCAGCAGCAGGTGATGGTTCACGGGCAACGGCTATTTCAGCGTTAGCGACAACGAAATTGAATTATTTCCAAGGTGCAGATTTTGTTGGAAACTATGACGAAGATAAAATGAGTTTTACTCCGCAAACAAGTGGTACAACAACAAATGGTGCCTACAATGATATGGTTACAAGTATGGGGATCATCAAACAGCAAGCCGATAATATTGCGGCGAGTCAATCAGAAGTATTAGGCTTTTTAGAAGATAGAAGAAGTTCAATCTCCGGCGTGAATATGAACGAAGAAGTCGTTGATATGATGAAATTCCAAAGTGCTTTCCAAGCGAATGCCCGAATCATTTCTATCATTGATGAAATGCTCGACACATTGATTAATCGAACAGGGGTGTAA
- a CDS encoding flagellar protein FlgN, whose protein sequence is MEITNNPGDFLKQFIALLEREKEALIHNEGAVIQSIVAEKHVFIEWFPTFDFQQDADNEVEALVDTIRHLQETNLLLTKQALDYQEAVMEALSKGVKKAGKTYSKSGQQTGLTQASILNQSL, encoded by the coding sequence ATGGAGATAACCAATAATCCTGGTGATTTTTTAAAACAATTTATTGCATTACTTGAACGAGAAAAAGAAGCATTGATTCATAATGAGGGTGCTGTCATCCAGAGTATTGTTGCAGAGAAACACGTCTTTATTGAATGGTTTCCCACTTTTGATTTCCAACAAGATGCAGATAATGAAGTAGAGGCATTAGTTGATACAATTCGTCACTTACAAGAGACGAATTTATTATTAACGAAGCAAGCCCTTGATTATCAAGAAGCGGTCATGGAAGCACTAAGTAAAGGTGTAAAAAAAGCAGGGAAAACCTACTCTAAATCCGGTCAGCAAACAGGCTTGACCCAAGCAAGTATATTGAATCAATCACTATAG
- the flgM gene encoding flagellar biosynthesis anti-sigma factor FlgM, translating to MKITNGQNYYLNAVNQNKQATVQSNSKAVESTTKKEHISVDISDEARKLSKASLNAAPSEKAAAIKAAIQAGTYTVSAEKIASGIRDTMVAQKKVEK from the coding sequence ATGAAAATAACCAATGGACAAAACTATTACTTAAACGCAGTAAATCAAAATAAACAAGCAACAGTACAATCCAACTCTAAAGCAGTGGAATCTACTACTAAAAAAGAACATATTTCCGTAGACATTTCAGATGAAGCACGTAAATTATCCAAAGCTAGCTTGAATGCTGCACCAAGTGAAAAAGCAGCCGCAATTAAAGCAGCAATCCAAGCCGGTACATACACTGTATCAGCTGAAAAGATTGCTTCCGGCATACGCGATACAATGGTTGCCCAAAAAAAGGTTGAAAAATAA
- the fliY gene encoding flagellar motor switch phosphatase FliY codes for MSNEKLTQEEIDSLMYGNAAAASETAYDLTQMEKDIIGEVANISMSQAATTLSELLGLQVLITTPRVKVTSIDKILKDSPRPRVMTTIAFKKGIKGSNMLLLDISDSGKIANLMMGGDGQVMMDTLTELELSAVGEAMNQMIGSASTAMATMFNRVVDILPPEVNVWTENEVTPSSATEITNEVCEISFQLVVENVLESTIMQVFTMDAVKDMIEIMLGDEAEVIETAATPKPVAEVPVQEETEKVAVQKPKFQALEVNDVTNTPKNLDLIMDVPLEFSVMLGESKKTIRDILALGTGSVVELDKLTDEPLNIYVNGKMIAQGEVVVINESFGIRITNILSKENRLRNI; via the coding sequence ATGAGTAATGAAAAATTAACGCAAGAAGAAATAGACAGCTTGATGTATGGCAATGCGGCTGCTGCTTCTGAGACCGCATATGATTTAACCCAAATGGAAAAAGATATTATTGGTGAAGTAGCAAATATTTCCATGTCGCAAGCAGCAACCACTCTTTCTGAGTTATTGGGTCTTCAAGTTTTGATTACTACACCACGCGTCAAAGTAACATCCATTGATAAAATCTTAAAAGATTCTCCGCGTCCAAGAGTAATGACGACCATTGCTTTCAAAAAAGGGATTAAAGGGAGCAATATGTTGCTGTTGGACATTTCTGATTCAGGTAAAATTGCGAACCTGATGATGGGTGGCGACGGGCAAGTGATGATGGACACTTTAACAGAGTTGGAGTTGAGCGCTGTAGGCGAAGCAATGAACCAAATGATTGGTTCTGCCTCAACGGCAATGGCGACGATGTTTAATCGCGTTGTGGATATTTTACCTCCAGAAGTAAATGTGTGGACGGAGAATGAAGTAACGCCATCAAGCGCTACCGAAATTACCAATGAAGTGTGCGAAATATCTTTCCAGCTTGTGGTTGAAAATGTCTTGGAAAGTACCATTATGCAAGTCTTTACAATGGATGCTGTGAAAGATATGATTGAAATCATGTTGGGTGATGAAGCGGAAGTCATAGAAACAGCAGCAACGCCTAAGCCGGTCGCAGAAGTACCCGTGCAGGAAGAAACAGAAAAAGTGGCTGTTCAAAAGCCAAAATTCCAGGCGCTAGAAGTGAACGATGTTACAAATACGCCTAAAAACTTAGATTTAATTATGGATGTCCCGCTTGAGTTCAGCGTTATGTTGGGTGAAAGTAAAAAAACAATCCGTGATATCTTAGCTCTAGGCACGGGTTCTGTTGTAGAACTAGACAAATTAACAGATGAACCGCTAAATATTTATGTAAATGGTAAAATGATTGCGCAAGGAGAAGTCGTGGTTATTAACGAAAGTTTTGGTATTCGTATTACGAACATCCTGAGTAAAGAGAATAGATTACGTAATATATAA
- the fliM gene encoding flagellar motor switch protein FliM translates to MNPVLSQEEIDALMAGMQSGEIDVAVLEEKEQVKIKQYDFKRPVRLSKEYISTLTMVFEEYAKISENLLTTQLQSSVSMHLKSIEQVSFDEFLHSVPYFTMMGVFHASPQPGIQIVELNPQICFQLVEIMCGSADEASFTKEVTKTYFTEIERAILEDIIQQFGVAFQNAWRDIADMDVSLDSMETNSQLIQSISPNEPVSLITFEIELLGNTSFLNLCIPYIFYESMLEKLSFRNWFHSGKEADASDQDHLEKSLQAVELNVEVTLGKTELSLENFLQLELGDIVPLQKRTSDPLILSIEKQPYYLVKPGILEDQMAVEVLQDIGGNQD, encoded by the coding sequence TTGAATCCAGTTTTATCACAAGAAGAAATAGATGCGTTGATGGCCGGTATGCAAAGTGGTGAAATCGATGTCGCAGTACTTGAAGAAAAAGAACAGGTGAAGATTAAGCAGTATGACTTTAAACGACCTGTTCGTTTATCTAAAGAGTATATATCTACACTCACAATGGTATTTGAAGAATATGCCAAAATCTCGGAAAATTTATTGACGACCCAACTTCAATCGAGTGTATCGATGCATTTAAAATCAATCGAACAAGTAAGTTTTGATGAATTTCTGCATTCTGTTCCGTATTTTACAATGATGGGTGTCTTTCATGCGAGTCCTCAACCAGGGATTCAAATTGTTGAATTGAACCCACAAATTTGTTTCCAGCTCGTAGAAATTATGTGCGGGAGTGCGGACGAAGCGTCTTTTACAAAAGAAGTTACTAAAACGTATTTTACAGAAATTGAACGGGCGATTTTGGAAGATATTATCCAACAGTTTGGTGTAGCGTTCCAGAACGCATGGCGGGATATTGCGGATATGGACGTTTCATTGGATTCAATGGAGACAAATTCACAATTGATTCAATCCATTTCACCCAATGAGCCGGTATCGTTAATTACTTTTGAAATAGAATTATTAGGAAATACATCCTTTTTAAATCTCTGTATTCCTTACATTTTCTATGAATCAATGTTAGAGAAATTAAGCTTCCGGAACTGGTTCCATAGTGGAAAAGAAGCCGATGCAAGTGACCAGGACCATCTGGAAAAAAGCTTGCAAGCTGTTGAGCTGAATGTCGAAGTGACATTAGGAAAAACAGAATTAAGCTTGGAGAATTTCTTGCAGCTTGAATTAGGTGACATTGTGCCACTTCAAAAACGTACGAGCGATCCACTCATCTTATCAATCGAAAAACAACCCTATTACCTCGTTAAACCAGGTATATTGGAAGATCAAATGGCCGTTGAAGTATTACAAGATATTGGAGGAAATCAGGATTAA
- a CDS encoding chemotaxis protein CheW, with amino-acid sequence MQLVIFSLQDKLYGMPSVAVEEITGAVSWTAVPKAPLWLLGLINLRGNVISLLHYERFMNIEDKTENNEELCYNNTIIIKHNGKQVALAVDKVHEVIDINEDDIQLPVEGEGIFRGVFSQKDAVISLIRLSTLFSKNEGSN; translated from the coding sequence ATGCAATTGGTTATATTTTCCCTACAAGATAAACTTTACGGTATGCCATCCGTTGCAGTTGAAGAAATTACGGGTGCTGTATCTTGGACAGCAGTACCTAAGGCGCCACTGTGGCTACTGGGACTGATTAATCTTCGTGGTAATGTCATTTCTCTTCTTCATTATGAACGTTTTATGAACATTGAAGATAAGACGGAGAATAATGAAGAGTTGTGCTACAATAACACCATCATAATTAAGCACAATGGGAAACAAGTGGCCTTGGCCGTTGATAAAGTTCATGAAGTGATTGATATCAATGAAGATGACATTCAATTACCAGTTGAGGGCGAAGGTATTTTTCGCGGCGTTTTTTCACAAAAAGATGCCGTAATAAGCTTAATTCGCTTATCAACTTTGTTTTCCAAGAATGAGGGGTCAAATTGA
- a CDS encoding response regulator, which translates to MVKNILVVDDAAFMRMKLKDILEKNGYTVVGEAANGLEAVTMYQELKPDLVTMDITMPEMDGIDALKQIKAADAAAKVIMCSAMGQQGMVMDAIKAGAIDFIVKPFDTARVVKSLSKVTN; encoded by the coding sequence ATGGTTAAGAATATTTTAGTAGTAGATGATGCAGCATTTATGCGTATGAAATTGAAAGATATTTTGGAGAAAAATGGCTATACGGTTGTGGGAGAAGCTGCAAACGGCTTAGAAGCTGTCACAATGTATCAAGAACTAAAACCTGATTTAGTAACAATGGACATAACAATGCCAGAAATGGATGGAATCGATGCTTTGAAACAAATCAAAGCAGCAGATGCAGCTGCAAAAGTTATTATGTGTAGCGCAATGGGACAACAAGGAATGGTGATGGATGCGATTAAAGCAGGTGCCATTGATTTTATTGTGAAGCCTTTCGATACTGCACGTGTTGTGAAATCGTTAAGTAAAGTCACAAACTAA
- a CDS encoding chemotaxis protein CheC, with translation MSNNFTAVEVDIIKEMINIGGGNVATSISKMIGKKVHMNLPIITQLTYNQIFETMMPAEEVVKAVQLEVDGAIKGQFLLLVDEKNIIQFSPEDRQLIQNEELVNSALCELANILVNQFIQAIVSLFDVPLMTSVPYLAEDMFGSLLSSAYLEEFQFDDQVWIFKNEYWVENEKWDSSLYFVPQDGILESFLEYMREKGEI, from the coding sequence ATGTCTAATAACTTTACCGCAGTCGAAGTTGACATCATAAAGGAAATGATCAATATTGGGGGCGGAAACGTCGCCACAAGTATTTCGAAAATGATCGGAAAAAAAGTACATATGAACCTGCCAATCATTACGCAATTGACGTATAATCAAATCTTCGAGACGATGATGCCAGCCGAAGAAGTTGTGAAGGCTGTTCAGCTAGAAGTAGATGGCGCTATTAAAGGGCAATTTCTATTGTTGGTCGATGAAAAAAATATTATACAATTCAGTCCGGAAGATAGACAACTGATTCAAAATGAAGAGCTGGTTAACTCTGCCCTATGCGAGTTGGCGAATATCTTAGTGAATCAATTTATACAAGCCATTGTGAGCTTGTTCGATGTCCCACTCATGACGTCAGTGCCTTATTTAGCGGAGGACATGTTTGGTTCGTTATTGAGTAGTGCTTACTTAGAAGAATTCCAATTTGACGATCAAGTTTGGATTTTTAAGAATGAATACTGGGTTGAAAACGAAAAGTGGGATTCATCCCTCTATTTCGTACCGCAAGACGGAATACTTGAAAGTTTTTTAGAATATATGAGAGAAAAAGGAGAAATATAA
- a CDS encoding chemotaxis protein CheA has translation MDDNSQFLDMFFEETDEHLLKLNELVLEFEKDASDTQILNDIFRSAHTLKGMAGTMGFEKMTEITHKLENVFTILKEGKIIANQEVISVVFNSLDALAEIVEHIRQGTEDTADYSEITNVCDRIVARANETNAVASVQDADVSELELDETDWNVIESAQTNNYNTFKIKITIEEESMMVNARVFLIINKLEEAGEVMKTDPLVEVLESEEFGRTFQLLYITERDQEAVLKLINEQSEIEAVEVSLIGEKPKAVSEQIVSVNKEKTSTVQAHNHSQSVRVDLEKLDSFMNLVSELVIYRTQLEDISQKTQNKKLEETLTYVSRVTNQLQTLVLNIRMQPLQTVTSRFPRVVRDLSNDSGKPMELVIEGDDTELDRTIVSELSEPLIHLIRNSADHGIESPETRKALGKPEKGTIRISAYQEGNRVFITVSDDGKGLDAEAIKQSAEKKGISTAGLSTQEIQELIFHPGFSTADKVTKISGRGVGMDVVKTKIQELGGTILTKSEENVGSSFRLSLPLTLSIIPALLVKVETHTFAIPLSVINKVIHAKAEDIKEIHGGEVLVENGKTIPLIRLEDQLEIMHDENASSHMVMVVIDGTEYALSVDSIIGQQEIVIKELGKEFVDQPDYLGATIMGDGSIILILNVTAICLERKQASYV, from the coding sequence TTGGATGATAACAGTCAATTTTTAGATATGTTTTTTGAGGAAACCGACGAGCATTTATTGAAACTGAATGAATTAGTCTTGGAATTCGAAAAGGACGCATCTGATACGCAAATATTAAATGATATTTTTCGGTCTGCACATACCTTAAAAGGGATGGCAGGAACAATGGGCTTTGAAAAGATGACCGAAATTACACATAAACTAGAGAACGTTTTCACAATTTTAAAAGAAGGCAAGATAATAGCGAACCAAGAAGTTATCAGTGTCGTTTTTAATAGTTTGGATGCTTTAGCAGAAATTGTGGAGCATATTCGCCAGGGAACAGAAGATACCGCTGATTATTCGGAAATAACGAATGTCTGTGACCGCATTGTCGCACGTGCAAATGAAACGAACGCTGTCGCATCCGTTCAAGACGCGGATGTCAGTGAATTAGAACTCGACGAAACAGATTGGAATGTTATCGAGTCTGCCCAAACCAACAATTACAATACCTTTAAGATTAAAATAACAATCGAAGAGGAAAGTATGATGGTGAACGCACGTGTATTCCTTATTATTAATAAATTGGAAGAAGCGGGAGAAGTCATGAAGACGGATCCTCTTGTCGAAGTTCTGGAATCAGAAGAGTTTGGAAGAACGTTCCAATTGTTGTATATTACCGAACGCGATCAAGAAGCAGTTTTGAAGCTTATTAATGAGCAAAGTGAGATCGAAGCGGTCGAAGTTTCTCTAATCGGTGAAAAACCAAAAGCTGTCAGTGAACAAATCGTTAGCGTAAATAAGGAAAAAACCAGTACGGTGCAAGCTCATAATCATAGTCAATCTGTCCGGGTCGATTTAGAAAAGCTGGATTCGTTTATGAACCTTGTTTCAGAACTAGTCATTTATCGCACACAACTAGAAGATATTAGTCAAAAAACGCAGAACAAAAAACTTGAAGAAACACTGACATATGTTTCACGTGTAACCAATCAATTGCAAACGCTTGTTCTGAATATCCGCATGCAACCCTTACAAACTGTAACTAGCCGCTTCCCACGTGTGGTTCGTGATTTGAGTAATGATTCTGGTAAACCGATGGAATTAGTCATTGAAGGTGATGATACCGAATTAGATCGGACGATTGTCTCTGAACTCAGCGAGCCCTTGATTCACTTGATTCGTAATAGTGCGGATCACGGAATTGAATCGCCAGAGACGCGTAAAGCGTTAGGTAAACCAGAAAAAGGAACCATTAGAATCTCGGCTTATCAAGAAGGAAATCGGGTCTTTATTACAGTATCTGATGATGGAAAAGGCTTGGATGCGGAAGCAATTAAGCAAAGTGCGGAGAAGAAGGGAATTTCAACGGCGGGTTTGTCTACCCAAGAAATTCAAGAACTAATCTTCCATCCGGGCTTCTCAACAGCGGATAAAGTAACTAAAATTTCCGGTCGTGGTGTTGGAATGGACGTTGTGAAGACGAAAATTCAAGAACTGGGCGGCACAATTCTTACGAAGAGTGAAGAAAATGTCGGTTCGTCTTTCCGATTGAGTTTACCTCTGACTTTGTCGATTATTCCGGCACTATTAGTTAAAGTAGAAACACATACGTTTGCGATTCCACTAAGCGTCATTAATAAAGTCATTCATGCCAAGGCTGAAGACATTAAAGAAATACACGGCGGCGAAGTGCTGGTCGAAAATGGCAAGACAATTCCACTCATTCGCTTAGAGGATCAACTGGAAATAATGCATGATGAAAATGCGAGCAGCCATATGGTTATGGTGGTTATTGATGGCACTGAATACGCCCTTTCTGTCGATTCGATTATCGGTCAACAAGAAATTGTCATTAAAGAGCTCGGTAAAGAGTTTGTGGATCAACCGGACTACTTAGGGGCAACCATTATGGGAGATGGCAGTATCATTCTCATTTTGAATGTGACGGCTATCTGTCTGGAAAGGAAACAAGCATCTTATGTCTAA
- a CDS encoding CheR family methyltransferase produces MTQQFEAFYDWSKRELNLQLDGYKQKQLQRRINTVMIKSGAKNLREYAEAIKKNADIKQEFLDYITINVTEFYRNAQIFAEFEQILLEKVAPRYPNLKIWSAACSTGAEAYSVAMVLKKNRLHEQSKIIGTDIDATILRKAKEGVYRDAEIKNVPSADLKKYFTVTNNKYHLNQEIKDLVQFKKHDLILDRYEKGCHAIICRNVTIYFNDEVKNKIYQDISDSLVVGGIFFIGATETIYNPKQYGFQKVGSFIYEKIE; encoded by the coding sequence ATGACACAACAATTTGAAGCATTTTACGACTGGTCTAAACGGGAACTAAACTTACAATTAGATGGTTATAAACAAAAGCAATTGCAAAGACGTATTAATACCGTGATGATAAAAAGCGGAGCAAAAAACTTACGTGAATACGCAGAAGCAATAAAAAAGAATGCAGACATCAAACAAGAATTTCTGGATTACATTACGATCAACGTAACAGAATTTTACCGCAATGCACAAATATTTGCCGAGTTCGAACAGATTTTATTGGAAAAAGTAGCCCCGCGTTATCCGAACTTAAAAATCTGGAGTGCAGCCTGTTCAACAGGCGCCGAAGCGTATTCAGTGGCAATGGTTCTGAAAAAGAACCGTCTGCACGAGCAGAGTAAAATAATCGGCACAGACATTGATGCTACTATTTTACGAAAAGCAAAAGAGGGCGTTTATCGTGATGCGGAAATAAAAAATGTCCCGTCTGCTGATTTGAAGAAATATTTTACAGTGACTAACAATAAATATCATTTGAATCAAGAAATTAAGGACTTGGTGCAATTTAAAAAGCACGATTTAATTTTGGATCGCTATGAAAAAGGGTGTCATGCGATTATTTGTCGAAATGTAACGATTTACTTCAACGACGAAGTAAAAAATAAGATTTACCAAGACATCAGTGATTCACTGGTTGTAGGTGGTATTTTCTTCATTGGTGCAACAGAAACGATTTATAATCCCAAACAATATGGCTTTCAAAAAGTAGGGTCGTTCATTTATGAGAAAATTGAATAG
- a CDS encoding protein-glutamate methylesterase/protein-glutamine glutaminase, translated as MPIRILVVDDSAFMRKILSAQMNSIEGFEVVATAVNGETALQKMDMYKPDAITLDVEMPGMNGLETVKRIREKSNTPVFMLSSLQGTDITIQALESGATDFIEKPKNLRENPDAFRNELASHIGAVFQRKARIPAEVNVQRKKRIVDTAFKAVVIGASTGGPRALLQVIRSLPKDLAIPVFIVQHMPEGFTQSFAQRLNQNAAVPVKEAVHQEVVVPGTVYVAPGNYHMAIEHNTIQLSQTEKLNGVRPAVDVLFESAAKKYTSDLLAIVMTGMGKDGTVGMTHVKATGGVTIVQDEETSVVYGMPGNAVKAGVVDAIYDLDDIAKLLHDIER; from the coding sequence ATGCCGATACGCATATTGGTTGTAGACGATTCTGCATTTATGCGCAAAATCTTATCTGCACAGATGAATAGTATTGAGGGGTTTGAAGTCGTTGCAACAGCCGTTAACGGTGAGACTGCTTTACAGAAAATGGACATGTACAAACCGGATGCCATTACGCTTGACGTTGAAATGCCAGGTATGAACGGACTTGAGACCGTCAAACGCATTCGAGAAAAAAGCAACACTCCTGTTTTTATGTTGAGTTCTTTGCAAGGAACAGATATTACCATTCAGGCATTAGAATCCGGTGCAACGGATTTCATTGAGAAGCCAAAGAATCTTCGAGAAAATCCAGATGCTTTCCGGAATGAATTAGCTTCCCATATTGGTGCGGTTTTCCAAAGAAAAGCCAGAATACCAGCGGAAGTTAATGTTCAACGAAAAAAGCGAATTGTTGATACGGCATTTAAAGCAGTGGTCATCGGTGCTTCAACGGGCGGACCAAGAGCGCTATTGCAAGTCATCCGCAGTTTACCAAAAGATTTAGCTATTCCGGTATTTATTGTGCAACATATGCCGGAAGGCTTTACCCAGTCCTTTGCGCAGCGGTTAAATCAAAATGCTGCCGTTCCGGTCAAAGAGGCGGTACATCAAGAAGTTGTTGTACCGGGAACGGTGTATGTGGCTCCGGGTAATTACCACATGGCAATTGAACACAACACTATCCAATTATCACAAACCGAAAAGTTAAATGGTGTCCGTCCAGCAGTCGATGTTTTATTCGAATCTGCTGCGAAAAAATACACATCCGATTTGTTGGCTATTGTGATGACGGGAATGGGTAAGGACGGCACGGTCGGAATGACCCATGTCAAAGCAACCGGCGGCGTTACAATCGTACAAGATGAAGAAACCAGCGTCGTTTATGGGATGCCCGGAAATGCCGTCAAAGCAGGCGTTGTGGATGCCATTTACGATTTGGATGACATAGCGAAATTATTGCACGATATTGAAAGGTGA
- a CDS encoding chemotaxis protein CheD has protein sequence MENDLKVGIGEYKSSRAPQSLVTIALGSCVGIALYEPRSRIGGLSHIMLPDSTAFHGEKKPGKFADLAIPSLIDEMRLLGAKGDLTARIAGGASMFQGKKTSPHLQIGRRNVEAVKRILEELDIPILGEHTGDHVGRSMKFDLEKQTIQVRTANREYIDL, from the coding sequence ATGGAGAACGACCTTAAAGTTGGGATAGGGGAGTATAAATCATCCCGTGCCCCACAATCATTAGTTACGATCGCATTGGGCTCTTGCGTTGGTATCGCACTGTATGAGCCGCGGTCAAGGATAGGTGGACTAAGCCATATTATGTTGCCGGACAGTACCGCTTTTCATGGAGAGAAAAAGCCTGGAAAGTTTGCTGATTTAGCCATACCGTCATTAATTGATGAGATGCGTTTGTTAGGTGCAAAAGGAGATTTAACCGCCCGAATAGCGGGTGGGGCCAGTATGTTTCAAGGTAAAAAAACATCCCCACATCTCCAAATTGGACGAAGAAATGTTGAAGCAGTGAAAAGGATATTGGAAGAATTGGATATCCCTATTCTTGGTGAACACACGGGCGATCATGTGGGACGTTCGATGAAATTTGATTTAGAGAAACAGACGATTCAGGTTCGAACAGCCAATCGTGAATATATCGATTTATAA
- a CDS encoding chemotaxis protein CheW, with product MTKFINFICNEQQFALTIDSVEKILLYKKPALIPDTSAYINGFLSYNDIPLLLIDMKRRLFNEKLTPNEQTKVIVANWKNKKIGLIVEQITQVKEYPITDVEQAESTNGTAKTAYIIGTFQENDDITLHIDVDMLFPLEGEQEIEGLIEK from the coding sequence ATGACGAAATTCATCAATTTTATCTGCAATGAACAACAATTTGCGCTCACGATTGATAGCGTCGAGAAGATATTACTCTACAAAAAGCCAGCTTTGATTCCAGATACATCGGCTTATATCAACGGCTTCTTATCTTATAACGACATCCCACTTTTATTGATCGATATGAAAAGGCGCTTGTTCAATGAAAAATTAACGCCAAATGAACAAACGAAAGTGATTGTTGCCAACTGGAAGAACAAAAAAATCGGTTTAATCGTAGAACAAATTACACAAGTAAAAGAATATCCAATCACTGATGTCGAGCAAGCTGAGTCAACCAACGGCACAGCAAAAACAGCTTATATCATTGGTACTTTTCAGGAAAATGACGACATCACCCTTCATATTGATGTAGACATGTTGTTTCCACTTGAAGGAGAACAAGAAATAGAGGGGTTAATTGAAAAGTAA